GGGAGCACTAATGCTTTCGTTTGCCGTCTTCCCTCGGCTTATGAACTCTGTTGCTCCCACATTAGCCTCTTCCTCCTCACCTCTATTTTTAGAGAAACAAAGGAAACCTAGTTATGATAAATACCTGAAAATATGTGTTTAATCGGTTTTTTAGAGAGAAGAAAACCTCATTCAATCTATGTGTTCTAATTATTGCagatatttctttaaaaatgaCCCAGTCGTAAACTTATCATGTCCTCTGATGTTGGTGCCATTTCCTTGACATGGTTTCATATTATCATATTTGATTCATTGACGTCCATAGTTGAGAAGCTGCCCTGTCCATTCCTTTGTCTGGCCTCGTTCACCTCTGACATACTATGAATTAGCAAAACTGGTGTAATAATTTAATATCGCATTCCTAAACGGCTTTTCCATATTGAGACAACCCAACTGAACTGATCGAAGAATGATATgtacaaaaaataaagaaaccaaCATTTTCTACAAATTTTCCAAGTAGTTGTTGCATTCGGCCAAAATAAGATGATCGAAGTAATACAACTATTGAGAAACTCAGTGTATGTAGcgatataagaaaaaaaagttacacATGTATAAGCTAAGAATAAACTCAGCGTAACCAGAGGAAAGGAGAAAAAGGAAAATTCTGtaacaaaaaatacaataaCCTAAAAACCACCAGAGTATCACTGCATATGAGATTAGGTTGCAGAGCTGAGAGAAGAACTTATGCATTCAGACATTGGTGTGCGACAATCTGTTGATGACTTCTTGTCTAAGCAATATGGCGATAGGCTTGTGACCCTGCAAAACCAAAAGTGTGAGAGATCGTTAATTGGTTTCGTCTATGAAGAATTGCTGTGTGTACCTTTCTTTGCGTTTCTCTAAGAATCTAGCTATAGATGCTTTCCGAGCCTGAGGTAAAGCCACTGCATAAGAAACATAACCAGAATGAAGCTACATCCCATACAAATAGCAGTAAAGCTAGGCGAGTTTAGTTAGCATTAGGTATAAAAAAGACTTTGGTTTACCTATTTTACCTGTTTGAGGTACATTGGCAGAACAAGAAGCTGCCACTGAAGAGTTGATATTGGATGCGTTAGTTTGGTTGCTGAGGTATGTTGTTGTAAAGTCTCTTGCTGCTTTAGCTGCTCCGAACCCATTTGAGCTACTTCCAGCTTCAGGGCTGAGATAAGAGACTGTGGGCATGAAGCTAGGAGGCATAGCTGAAGAATCAACGGAGGCACGAGCATGATGGACCACTTGTTGATGAGTTTGTGGTGGTGAAAAGACTTGTGGCATAGGGGAACCGTTTCCAGCAAGTAACATTATCGCCTTGGCCTGTGATGGAGGAATGATATTAGTAAAGCAAATGATTAAAGCACATATGGGAGAAAGTGATTTGAGTTACCTTTTCAGGAGATATGTCATTATAAACACAAACTGAACCGGCATAAAAGATGGTCAACTGAGCAGGTGATGATCCTGATGGCTTGGAAGAACATCTGACAAAAGAAGAAAGTTGAGTCAGCCATGAAATAGATTATGTTACTTCAATTCATGATATGATGAATAACAAAGAAATGATAGAAGCAGTGGGTACGTACCTAATATCAGTTGTCCCAACAATGGAACCTGGAGGAGGAAGGACTGATACTGGAGGTGCCATGATAGGAACTCCTACCAAAGGTTGCGAGTTTACGCTATTGTTGATGAAGCTTGTTCCTCCTGATGCATAATGAGACTGGAGACTCGGCCTAGACATGGAAActgagatagcttcttcatgttgtttggAACTAGGGAACATCCTAACTCcctgaaaccaaaaaaaaaacataatataattgtaAGGAAACTGTTTAGACTGAAGCTTATCTTACACTCCAAACAAATCACTAAGTGT
The Brassica napus cultivar Da-Ae chromosome A1, Da-Ae, whole genome shotgun sequence DNA segment above includes these coding regions:
- the LOC106347345 gene encoding protein TIFY 6B-like isoform X2; this encodes MERDFLGLGSKNSPITVKEETSESSRDSAPSRGMKWSFPNKASATSSPQFLTFRPSQENRHRNLGNYHLPHSGSFMPSSVADVYDSSYRSTPYSSVQGVRMFPSSKQHEEAISVSMSRPSLQSHYASGGTSFINNSVNSQPLVGVPIMAPPVSVLPPPGSIVGTTDIRCSSKPSGSSPAQLTIFYAGSVCVYNDISPEKAKAIMLLAGNGSPMPQVFSPPQTHQQVVHHARASVDSSAMPPSFMPTVSYLSPEAGSSSNGFGAAKAARDFTTTYLSNQTNASNINSSVAASCSANVPQTVALPQARKASIARFLEKRKERVTSLSPYCLDKKSSTDCRTPMSECISSSLSSAT
- the LOC106347345 gene encoding protein TIFY 6B-like isoform X1, which gives rise to MERDFLGLGSKNSPITVKEETSESSRDSAPSRGMKWSFPNKASATSSPQFLTFRPSQENRHRNLGNYHLPHSGSFMPSSVADVYDSSYRSTPYSSVQGVRMFPSSKQHEEAISVSMSRPSLQSHYASGGTSFINNSVNSQPLVGVPIMAPPVSVLPPPGSIVGTTDIRCSSKPSGSSPAQLTIFYAGSVCVYNDISPEKAKAIMLLAGNGSPMPQVFSPPQTHQQVVHHARASVDSSAMPPSFMPTVSYLSPEAGSSSNGFGAAKAARDFTTTYLSNQTNASNINSSVAASCSANVPQTGKIVALPQARKASIARFLEKRKERVTSLSPYCLDKKSSTDCRTPMSECISSSLSSAT